The following are encoded in a window of Amycolatopsis solani genomic DNA:
- a CDS encoding RIO1 family regulatory kinase/ATPase domain-containing protein: protein MRQHDFEDFDSFDDQPSRRRTARSRRQGRFDDPEPTRSGRLTEGERVRLAKLRDDAYTENQLPDGADRWSTWDDAEHGPRPRPDWVVTELAAVDTDLGVLKTGKEADVHLLRRGLPGSDGTLLAAKRYRSDEHKLFHRDAGYLEGRRMRRSREMRAIEHRTAFGRNLIAEQWAVAEFAALSRLWTLGAPVPYPVQRNGTELLLEFLGEEDGTAAPRLAQVRPDAGELKDLWFQATAALELLAAEGLAHGDLSAYNLLVHRGRLMVIDLPQVVDVVANPGGAEFLARDVRNLAGWFHGRGLGEHVTNTDELLAELVTAAGLG, encoded by the coding sequence GTGCGCCAGCACGACTTCGAAGATTTCGACAGTTTCGACGACCAGCCTTCCCGCCGTCGCACAGCGCGTTCGCGCCGGCAAGGGCGGTTCGACGATCCCGAGCCCACCCGCAGCGGGCGGCTCACCGAAGGCGAGCGCGTCCGGCTCGCCAAGCTCCGAGACGACGCCTACACCGAAAACCAGCTGCCCGACGGGGCCGATCGCTGGTCCACGTGGGACGACGCCGAACACGGCCCGCGGCCCCGGCCGGACTGGGTCGTGACCGAGCTCGCCGCGGTCGACACCGACCTCGGGGTGCTGAAGACCGGTAAGGAGGCCGACGTCCACCTGCTGCGGCGCGGCCTGCCCGGCTCCGACGGCACGCTGCTCGCCGCGAAGCGCTACCGCAGCGACGAACACAAGCTGTTCCACCGCGACGCGGGATATCTCGAAGGACGGCGGATGCGCCGCTCCCGCGAGATGCGCGCGATCGAGCACCGCACGGCGTTCGGCCGCAACCTCATCGCCGAACAGTGGGCCGTCGCGGAGTTCGCCGCGCTGAGTCGCTTGTGGACGCTCGGAGCACCGGTGCCCTACCCGGTTCAGCGCAACGGGACCGAGCTGCTCCTCGAATTCCTCGGGGAGGAGGACGGGACAGCGGCGCCGCGGCTGGCCCAGGTGCGCCCCGACGCCGGCGAGCTGAAGGACCTCTGGTTCCAGGCCACCGCGGCGCTCGAACTGCTCGCCGCCGAGGGGCTCGCGCACGGCGACCTCTCTGCGTACAACCTGCTCGTGCACCGGGGCCGGTTGATGGTGATCGACCTGCCGCAGGTCGTCGACGTCGTGGCCAACCCCGGCGGCGCCGAGTTCCTGGCCAGGGACGTGCGCAACCTGGCAGGCTGGTTCCACGGACGCGGGCTGGGCGAGCACGTGACGAACACCGACGAGCTGCTGGCGGAACTCGTGACCGCGGCCGGGCTCGGGTGA
- a CDS encoding 8-amino-7-oxononanoate synthase: MTTPPTPPPDEVFDWLDVEAEKRAAAGLVRQLRPRPARADELDLAGNDYLGLARDKRVAGAAAAAALRWGAGATGSRLVTGSTELHTELELELARFCGVQAALVFSSGFTANLGAVTALSGAESAIVTDKYIHASLIEGCRLSRADVAAVAHSTPSAIKHALSTRRKPRALVVTDSVFSVDGDIAPLGELAGICREHGAALLVDDAHGFGVLGDGGRGAVHAAGLAGAPDVVTTLTLSKSLGAQGGAVLGPRRVIKHLVDTARSFIFDTALAPASAAAALAALHALKEEPGMAGKVVENAGNLAMSLKAAGLKASLPDAAVISVQAPSAETAVAWAAACAEQGIRVGCFRPPSVPDGISRLRLTARADLTEADVDRAVKVITATAPRGATV, encoded by the coding sequence GTGACTACGCCGCCGACGCCCCCGCCCGATGAGGTTTTCGACTGGCTCGACGTCGAGGCGGAGAAGCGGGCGGCCGCGGGACTCGTGCGGCAGCTGCGGCCGCGTCCCGCGCGGGCCGACGAACTGGACCTGGCCGGGAACGACTACCTCGGGCTGGCCCGCGACAAGCGTGTGGCCGGGGCTGCCGCGGCCGCCGCGCTCCGCTGGGGTGCGGGGGCGACCGGGTCCCGGCTCGTCACCGGATCGACCGAGCTGCACACCGAGCTCGAGCTGGAGCTCGCCCGGTTCTGCGGCGTGCAGGCGGCGCTCGTGTTCTCCTCCGGCTTCACCGCGAACCTCGGTGCGGTGACGGCGCTCTCCGGCGCCGAATCGGCGATCGTCACCGACAAGTACATCCACGCGTCGCTGATCGAGGGCTGCCGGCTGTCGCGCGCCGATGTCGCCGCGGTCGCGCACTCGACGCCGTCGGCGATCAAGCACGCGCTTTCGACCCGGCGCAAGCCGCGTGCGCTCGTGGTGACCGACTCGGTGTTCTCGGTGGACGGGGACATCGCCCCGCTCGGCGAGCTGGCCGGCATCTGCCGCGAGCACGGCGCGGCGCTGCTGGTCGACGACGCGCACGGCTTCGGCGTCCTCGGTGACGGCGGCCGCGGCGCGGTGCACGCGGCCGGGCTCGCGGGGGCGCCCGACGTCGTCACGACGTTGACGCTGTCGAAGTCGCTCGGCGCTCAGGGCGGTGCGGTGCTGGGGCCGCGTCGCGTGATCAAGCACCTCGTGGACACGGCGCGCAGCTTCATCTTCGACACCGCGCTGGCGCCGGCGAGTGCCGCCGCCGCGCTGGCCGCGTTGCACGCGCTGAAGGAAGAGCCCGGGATGGCGGGGAAGGTCGTCGAGAACGCGGGCAACCTCGCGATGTCGTTGAAGGCGGCCGGGTTGAAGGCGAGCCTGCCGGACGCGGCCGTCATTTCCGTTCAGGCGCCTTCGGCCGAGACCGCGGTCGCGTGGGCGGCTGCGTGCGCGGAGCAGGGCATCCGCGTCGGGTGCTTCCGGCCGCCGTCGGTGCCGGACGGCATCTCGCGGCTGCGGCTGACCGCGCGGGCCGACCTCACGGAAGCCGATGTGGACCGCGCGGTGAAGGTGATCACCGCGACGGCACCGCGGGGCGCGACCGTCTGA
- a CDS encoding S1 family peptidase, translating to MSVKSRRSLLLASGALLAVAAVAVPVVVGTASADPGSGNQARIVGGDKASLGDHPYAVYLTDGSGNQFCGAVIVSSTAVATAAHCAKAVAKQDVRVVAGREDKRTDEGQVLSVSKVWISKGYSDPTQGDDVAVLTVRGQLDYRPAKLPSSGDASLYAAGTKATVLGWGRTADGGARSDYLRSVDVPLVSDSECGSDYNVYNQKTMVCAGYPEGGKDACQGDSGGPLVEGDTLIGIVSFGDGCGKAGKPGVYTRVSAYTDDIEAQAKPRTLFP from the coding sequence ATGTCCGTGAAGTCCCGTCGATCCCTGCTGCTCGCGAGCGGCGCGCTCCTCGCCGTGGCCGCGGTGGCCGTCCCGGTCGTGGTCGGCACGGCGTCGGCGGACCCCGGATCCGGCAACCAGGCACGGATCGTCGGCGGCGACAAGGCATCGCTCGGCGACCACCCGTACGCGGTGTACCTGACCGACGGCAGCGGAAACCAGTTCTGCGGCGCGGTGATCGTCAGCTCCACGGCGGTCGCGACGGCGGCGCACTGCGCCAAGGCGGTCGCGAAGCAGGACGTCCGCGTGGTGGCGGGCCGCGAGGACAAGCGCACGGACGAGGGCCAGGTCCTCAGCGTCTCCAAGGTTTGGATCAGCAAGGGCTACAGCGACCCGACGCAGGGCGACGACGTCGCGGTCCTGACGGTCCGCGGCCAGCTCGACTACCGCCCGGCGAAGCTGCCGAGCAGCGGCGACGCGAGCCTGTACGCGGCAGGCACGAAGGCAACGGTGCTCGGCTGGGGCCGCACCGCCGACGGCGGCGCCCGCTCGGACTATCTGCGCAGCGTCGACGTCCCGCTGGTCTCCGACAGCGAGTGCGGCTCCGACTACAACGTCTACAACCAGAAGACGATGGTCTGCGCGGGCTACCCCGAAGGCGGCAAGGACGCCTGCCAGGGCGACTCCGGCGGCCCGCTCGTGGAAGGCGACACCCTGATCGGCATCGTGTCCTTCGGCGACGGCTGCGGCAAGGCGGGCAAGCCGGGCGTCTACACCCGCGTCTCGGCGTACACCGACGACATCGAAGCCCAGGCCAAGCCACGCACCCTCTTCCCCTGA
- a CDS encoding LysR family transcriptional regulator, whose amino-acid sequence MELRTLRYFVAVAEELHFGRAAARLHMSQPPLSRAIKQLESDVGAVLLLRSATGVTLTPAGAALLAEARSLLDQADRARVRVAAAAGEAVLTVGILGDSTDPNALRLADAYRQRHPGVEVRVRDTDLTDPTCGLRTGLVDVALTRGPFDETGLAVHELRTDPVGAVLRADDPLATREQLDLADLAGRRWFRFPDGTDPRWQSYWHGGEPREGPVVRAVQECLQAVLWNGTVGLTPLGHQPPGDLVVVPLPAMPPSPVVVVWQKGDTNPLVRSFAHIARAAYRA is encoded by the coding sequence ATGGAGCTGCGCACGCTGCGGTACTTCGTGGCCGTCGCCGAAGAACTCCACTTCGGCCGCGCCGCCGCGCGGCTGCACATGAGCCAGCCGCCGCTGAGCCGGGCGATCAAGCAGCTGGAGAGCGACGTCGGTGCCGTGCTGTTGCTGCGCTCCGCCACGGGAGTCACGCTCACCCCCGCCGGAGCGGCGCTGCTGGCGGAAGCTCGATCCTTGCTCGACCAGGCCGACCGGGCCCGCGTGCGCGTGGCCGCGGCGGCGGGCGAAGCGGTCCTCACCGTCGGCATCCTCGGCGACAGCACCGACCCGAACGCGCTCCGGCTCGCCGACGCGTACCGGCAGCGGCACCCCGGCGTCGAGGTCCGCGTCCGCGACACCGACCTGACCGACCCGACCTGCGGGCTGCGCACGGGCCTGGTCGACGTGGCGCTGACCCGCGGGCCGTTCGACGAGACCGGCCTGGCGGTGCACGAACTGCGCACCGACCCGGTGGGTGCGGTGCTGCGCGCCGACGACCCCCTGGCCACCCGCGAGCAGCTCGACCTCGCGGACCTGGCCGGCCGCCGCTGGTTCCGGTTCCCCGACGGCACCGACCCGCGGTGGCAGTCGTACTGGCACGGTGGCGAACCCCGGGAGGGCCCGGTGGTGCGCGCGGTCCAGGAATGCCTGCAGGCGGTTCTCTGGAACGGCACCGTCGGCTTGACCCCGCTCGGTCACCAGCCACCCGGCGACCTGGTCGTGGTGCCCTTGCCCGCGATGCCGCCGAGCCCGGTGGTCGTGGTGTGGCAGAAGGGCGACACGAACCCGCTGGTCCGCTCGTTCGCCCACATCGCGAGGGCCGCGTACCGCGCCTGA
- a CDS encoding DEAD/DEAH box helicase, protein MTVTFNSGPSTSAHADRPDRRPRQRQAGGDMLRDDAVETVATKTFAQLGLPEPLLRALADAGINSPFPIQSATIPDALAGRDVLGRAQTGSGKTLAFGLAMLARLDGGKARPKRPRALILVPTRELAMQVADSLTPLAKSLGLWCRTAVGGMAFARQADALSRGVDLLIATPGRLSDHVRQGTAHLGDCNFIALDEADQMADMGFMPQVREIMDLTPPGGQRLLFSATLDGDVNRLVRQYLTDPVTHSVAPSTASVDTMDHHVLQVSHQDKQDIITQIGAREGRTIMFVRTKHHVDRLTERLREQGVNAQALHGGKTQGQRNRVLADFKEGHSPVLVATDVAARGIHVDDISLVLHVDPAADHKDYLHRAGRTARAGASGVVVTLVTNDQRRMVKRMTDRAGVRAESTMVRPGDEALSRITGAQQPSGEPVIERRRENPRRGGGGFRGDRGFGGGSGRGGYRGDRDRGGDRGGYSADRGDRGGDRGGYHQGSREGAGNREGRPGGFGGRGRQPRSGNGGGYGRPSRGPRRGYDS, encoded by the coding sequence GTGACAGTCACGTTCAACTCTGGTCCTTCCACGTCCGCGCACGCGGACCGTCCCGACCGCCGGCCGCGTCAGCGCCAGGCCGGTGGGGACATGCTGCGCGACGACGCTGTCGAGACCGTGGCCACCAAGACCTTCGCCCAGCTGGGCCTGCCGGAGCCGCTGCTCCGCGCGCTGGCCGACGCGGGCATCAACAGCCCCTTCCCGATCCAGTCCGCGACCATCCCGGACGCGCTCGCCGGCCGCGATGTGCTGGGCCGCGCCCAGACCGGCTCCGGCAAGACCCTCGCCTTCGGCCTGGCCATGCTGGCCCGGCTCGACGGCGGCAAGGCCCGCCCGAAGCGCCCCCGCGCGCTGATCCTGGTCCCGACCCGCGAGCTGGCGATGCAGGTCGCCGACTCGCTGACCCCGCTGGCCAAGTCCCTCGGCCTGTGGTGCCGCACGGCCGTCGGCGGCATGGCCTTCGCCCGCCAGGCCGACGCGCTCTCCCGCGGCGTCGACCTGCTGATCGCCACCCCGGGCCGGCTGTCGGACCACGTCCGGCAGGGCACCGCGCACCTGGGTGACTGCAACTTCATCGCCCTCGACGAGGCCGACCAGATGGCGGACATGGGCTTCATGCCGCAGGTCCGCGAGATCATGGACCTCACCCCTCCGGGCGGGCAGCGGCTGCTGTTCTCGGCGACGCTCGACGGTGACGTCAACCGCCTGGTCCGCCAGTACCTGACCGACCCGGTCACGCACTCGGTCGCGCCGTCGACCGCGAGCGTCGACACCATGGACCACCACGTGCTCCAGGTGTCGCACCAGGACAAGCAGGACATCATCACGCAGATCGGTGCCCGCGAGGGCCGCACGATCATGTTCGTGCGGACCAAGCACCACGTCGACCGCCTCACCGAGCGCCTGCGCGAGCAGGGCGTGAACGCGCAGGCCCTGCACGGCGGCAAGACGCAGGGGCAGCGCAACCGCGTCCTCGCCGACTTCAAGGAAGGCCACTCGCCGGTGCTCGTCGCCACGGACGTCGCGGCGCGCGGCATCCACGTCGACGACATCTCGCTGGTGCTGCACGTCGACCCGGCGGCCGACCACAAGGACTACCTCCACCGCGCGGGCCGCACGGCGCGCGCCGGAGCGTCCGGTGTCGTCGTCACGCTGGTCACCAACGACCAGCGGCGCATGGTCAAGCGGATGACCGACCGGGCCGGCGTCCGCGCCGAGTCCACGATGGTCCGCCCGGGTGACGAAGCGCTGTCCCGCATCACCGGTGCCCAGCAGCCCAGCGGCGAGCCGGTCATCGAGCGGCGGCGCGAGAACCCGCGTCGCGGCGGCGGCGGCTTCCGCGGCGACCGTGGCTTCGGCGGCGGTTCGGGTCGCGGTGGCTACCGCGGCGACCGTGACCGTGGTGGCGACCGCGGCGGCTACAGCGCCGACCGTGGTGACCGTGGTGGCGACCGCGGCGGGTACCACCAGGGCTCCCGTGAGGGCGCCGGCAACCGTGAAGGCCGTCCCGGCGGCTTCGGCGGCCGCGGCCGTCAGCCCCGCTCGGGCAACGGCGGTGGCTACGGCCGCCCGAGCCGTGGCCCGCGTCGCGGCTACGACAGCTGA
- a CDS encoding GNAT family N-acetyltransferase, translated as MPTLHDATGPELTATQLHDILRLRVDVFVVEQKAAYPELDGRDLKPDTRHLWFAGEDGVAAYLRVLLDPGDIRRIGRVVTAANARGQGLAARLMDEALKVPGEYVLDAQTYVQGFYARYGFVAEGAEYTDEDGIPHIRMRRLAR; from the coding sequence ATGCCGACCCTGCACGACGCGACCGGTCCCGAACTGACGGCCACCCAGCTCCACGACATCCTCCGCCTGCGCGTGGACGTCTTCGTGGTGGAGCAGAAAGCCGCGTACCCCGAGCTCGACGGCCGCGATTTGAAGCCCGACACCCGCCACCTCTGGTTCGCGGGTGAGGACGGGGTAGCGGCGTACCTGCGAGTGCTACTCGACCCCGGCGACATCCGCCGCATCGGCCGAGTGGTGACAGCGGCGAACGCCCGCGGCCAGGGCCTGGCGGCCCGGCTGATGGACGAGGCTTTGAAGGTCCCGGGCGAGTACGTTCTCGACGCCCAGACGTACGTCCAGGGTTTCTACGCCCGCTACGGCTTCGTCGCGGAAGGCGCGGAGTACACCGACGAAGACGGCATCCCGCACATCCGCATGCGCCGCCTCGCCCGCTGA
- a CDS encoding phytoene desaturase family protein codes for MDAYDVVIVGGGHNGLVAAAYLAQAGRSVLVLERRGETGGAAVSFRAFEGVDVRLSRYSYLVSLLPKKIVADLGLDVELRRRRMSSYTPSGGSGLLVDTGDDGRTAASFRALTGSTSDFAAWQEFYELTGRVAGRAFGTLTEPLLSEVDFRARIGDDRAWSLLFERPIGEALTSWFGDDTVRGVVLTDALIGTFAPADGEDLRQNRCLLYHVIGNGTGDWDVPVGGMGSVTGALATAAAAAGARLVTGAEVLSVDPGGEVRYRRDDAEHVAVGGHVLANVAPSTLARLLGEEPPSRPEGAQLKVNMVLSRLPRLRDPDVDPAEAFGGTFHVNETFTQLEAAYREAAAGRIPTLPPCEIYCHSLTDPSILGPAERSAGTHTLTLFGLHMPARLFEGRNEEAREAALRATLASLDSVLAEPIEDCLLSTPDGKPCVEAKTPLDLEAELGLPAGHIFHRDLSWPFAEDPAQAGRWGVETPHERVLLCGAGAVRGGGVSGIPGHNAAMAVLGVR; via the coding sequence ATGGACGCGTACGACGTGGTGATCGTCGGCGGCGGGCACAACGGCCTGGTCGCGGCCGCTTACCTGGCGCAGGCGGGCCGGTCGGTGCTCGTGCTCGAACGACGGGGTGAGACCGGTGGCGCCGCCGTCTCGTTCCGCGCGTTCGAGGGCGTGGACGTCCGGCTTTCGCGCTACTCGTACCTGGTCAGCCTGCTGCCGAAGAAGATCGTGGCCGACCTCGGCCTCGACGTGGAGCTGCGACGGCGCCGGATGTCGTCGTACACCCCGTCGGGCGGCTCCGGTCTTCTTGTCGACACGGGCGACGACGGCCGGACGGCGGCGTCGTTCCGTGCGCTCACCGGGTCCACATCGGACTTCGCGGCTTGGCAGGAGTTCTACGAGCTGACCGGGCGCGTCGCCGGGCGCGCGTTCGGGACGCTCACCGAACCACTGCTGTCCGAAGTGGACTTCCGCGCGCGGATCGGTGACGACCGGGCGTGGTCCTTGCTGTTCGAACGGCCGATCGGCGAAGCGCTCACGTCGTGGTTCGGTGACGACACCGTGCGCGGCGTGGTGCTCACCGACGCGCTGATCGGCACGTTCGCCCCGGCGGACGGCGAGGACCTGCGGCAGAACCGGTGCCTGCTCTACCACGTGATCGGAAACGGCACCGGCGACTGGGACGTCCCGGTCGGCGGCATGGGCTCGGTCACCGGTGCGCTCGCGACGGCCGCGGCCGCCGCGGGCGCGCGCCTGGTGACCGGCGCGGAGGTGCTCTCGGTGGATCCCGGCGGCGAGGTGCGTTACCGGCGTGACGACGCCGAGCACGTCGCGGTCGGAGGGCACGTCCTGGCCAATGTCGCGCCGTCCACGCTGGCGAGGCTGCTGGGCGAGGAGCCGCCGAGCCGGCCGGAAGGCGCGCAGCTGAAGGTGAACATGGTGCTCTCGCGGTTGCCGAGGCTGCGTGACCCGGACGTCGATCCGGCCGAAGCGTTCGGGGGCACCTTCCACGTCAACGAAACCTTCACCCAGCTGGAGGCGGCGTATCGCGAGGCGGCAGCGGGCCGGATCCCCACGCTGCCGCCGTGCGAGATCTACTGCCACTCGTTGACGGATCCTTCGATCCTCGGCCCGGCCGAACGCTCGGCCGGCACGCACACCCTCACCCTGTTCGGCCTGCACATGCCGGCGCGGCTCTTCGAGGGGCGCAACGAAGAGGCGCGGGAAGCGGCGTTGCGCGCGACGCTCGCTTCCCTCGACAGCGTGCTGGCCGAGCCGATCGAGGACTGCCTGCTGTCCACGCCGGACGGAAAACCCTGTGTGGAAGCCAAAACCCCGCTGGACCTGGAAGCCGAGCTGGGCTTGCCAGCGGGGCACATCTTCCACCGGGACCTTTCCTGGCCGTTCGCCGAGGATCCGGCCCAGGCCGGCCGCTGGGGCGTGGAGACACCGCACGAACGCGTTCTGCTGTGCGGCGCGGGAGCCGTGAGAGGAGGTGGTGTGAGCGGCATTCCCGGCCACAACGCGGCCATGGCGGTGCTCGGCGTCCGGTGA
- a CDS encoding MBL fold metallo-hydrolase gives MTELTDPAVRVEGAEEIAPDLLVIPNRRVDLVPNIGVVGGSEAVLVVDTGIGTANAEQVLAFATEVAKGRRLYLTTTHFHPEHAFGAQVFAGEATYVVNRAQAGDLTTKGPGYLEMFRDLGEVVARRLDGVRVPAPDLVYDDGYDLDLGGRTVRLRPTGRGHTKGDQVVEVPDAGVLFTGDLAETGQFAIFPWFPPHDADVSGVGWLAVLDRLAAAGHRVVVPGHGEVGGGAVLTDVRDYLRELRDETWRRRDSAMGVDEVIAEVRSLLVERHPDWAGREWIEPGVACLCTEHDA, from the coding sequence ATGACCGAACTGACCGATCCCGCCGTGCGCGTCGAAGGCGCCGAGGAGATCGCCCCGGACCTGCTGGTGATCCCCAACCGCCGGGTCGACCTGGTGCCCAACATCGGCGTCGTCGGCGGCTCGGAAGCCGTGCTCGTCGTCGACACCGGCATCGGCACCGCCAACGCCGAGCAGGTGCTCGCCTTCGCGACGGAAGTGGCGAAGGGCCGCCGCCTGTACCTGACCACGACCCACTTTCACCCCGAGCACGCTTTCGGCGCCCAGGTGTTCGCCGGCGAGGCCACCTACGTGGTCAACCGCGCCCAGGCCGGCGACCTGACGACCAAGGGCCCGGGCTACCTGGAGATGTTCCGGGACCTCGGCGAGGTCGTCGCCCGCCGTCTCGACGGTGTCCGGGTGCCGGCGCCCGATCTCGTCTACGACGACGGGTACGACCTCGACCTCGGCGGCCGGACCGTCCGGCTGCGCCCCACCGGGCGCGGCCACACCAAGGGCGACCAGGTCGTCGAGGTGCCGGACGCCGGTGTCCTGTTCACCGGCGACCTCGCCGAGACCGGGCAGTTCGCGATCTTCCCGTGGTTCCCGCCGCACGACGCCGACGTCTCGGGCGTGGGCTGGCTGGCCGTCCTGGACCGGCTGGCCGCCGCCGGGCACCGGGTGGTGGTTCCCGGGCACGGAGAGGTCGGTGGCGGTGCCGTACTCACCGACGTCCGCGACTACCTGCGGGAACTGCGGGACGAGACCTGGCGGCGACGGGACTCGGCGATGGGCGTGGACGAGGTCATCGCCGAGGTCCGGTCGCTGCTCGTCGAACGGCATCCGGACTGGGCCGGCCGCGAGTGGATCGAGCCAGGCGTCGCGTGTCTGTGCACCGAACACGACGCCTGA
- a CDS encoding M15 family metallopeptidase yields MRRTAAVFGAVLALALTSCAAEEVPSTPQPVPSTPVPARTPATAPVTASSAPAVTWQVGARPLPRRPDGFGEVEPTPPELVNRALPTKDLLPPPADGRYASTISAVPADVLARSTWQAACPVKATDLRYLTMSFWGFDGRAHTGEMLVNAKGAAGITKVFGQLFAARFPLEEMRVTSPGELTVPPTGDGNSTSAFVCRPARGQTSWSAHAYGLAVDVNPFCNPYTQGDLVLPELASAYVDRANRRPGMVLAGDAIVRAFAAIGWGWGGAWSSPKDRMHFTGNGH; encoded by the coding sequence ATGCGGCGGACGGCGGCGGTCTTCGGGGCGGTACTGGCCCTCGCGCTGACGTCGTGCGCTGCCGAAGAAGTGCCGTCCACGCCGCAACCAGTGCCTTCGACACCCGTTCCGGCGAGGACTCCGGCGACGGCTCCGGTGACGGCGTCGAGCGCGCCCGCCGTCACCTGGCAGGTGGGTGCCCGGCCACTCCCCCGGCGTCCCGACGGCTTCGGTGAGGTCGAACCGACGCCACCCGAACTGGTGAACCGGGCACTTCCGACAAAAGACCTCCTTCCGCCGCCGGCGGACGGCCGGTACGCGTCGACGATCAGCGCGGTGCCCGCCGACGTCCTCGCGCGCAGCACCTGGCAGGCCGCCTGCCCCGTCAAGGCGACCGACCTGCGCTACCTGACGATGTCCTTCTGGGGCTTCGACGGCCGCGCGCACACCGGCGAGATGCTGGTCAACGCTAAGGGCGCCGCCGGGATCACCAAGGTGTTCGGGCAGCTCTTCGCGGCACGCTTCCCGCTCGAAGAGATGCGCGTGACCAGCCCCGGCGAGCTGACCGTGCCGCCGACCGGCGACGGCAACTCGACCAGCGCGTTCGTCTGCCGCCCGGCGCGCGGGCAGACGTCCTGGTCGGCGCACGCCTACGGGCTCGCCGTGGACGTCAACCCGTTCTGCAACCCCTACACCCAGGGCGACCTCGTGCTGCCCGAGCTGGCTTCGGCGTACGTCGACCGCGCGAACCGGCGGCCGGGCATGGTCCTGGCCGGCGACGCGATCGTGCGGGCGTTCGCCGCGATCGGCTGGGGCTGGGGTGGCGCGTGGTCCAGCCCGAAGGACCGGATGCACTTCACCGGCAACGGCCACTGA
- a CDS encoding mycothione reductase, with the protein MPHYDLVIVGTGSGNSILGPDFAGKKTAIVEKGTFGGTCLNVGCIPTKMFVYAADVAYTPSHSAKYGVDEELKGVRWRDIRDRVFGRIDPIAAGGAEYRRSHEDNANVDVYDGTARFTGHKELRVSFADGRPDEVLTADKFVLAAGGRPVIPEIPGLDTVEYHTSDTVMRLDELPERIVILGGGYIAAEFAHVFASFGVHVTLVNRSGRLLRSEDDDVSARFTELAAERFDVRLDRKTVRVRKTGNGVALDLEGPQGAETVEAGVLLVATGRRPNSDLLDVAATGVTTRDSGHVVVDDYQETAVEGIYALGDLSSPHELKHVANHEARVVQHNLAHPDDRIAADHRFVPHAVFTHPQVASVGLTERKAREKGVSFVTSKQDYAGIAYGWAMEDTTGFAKLLADPATGQLLGAHVIGPQASSVIQPLIQAMSFGLDARSMARGQYWIHPAMPELIENALLNLPLD; encoded by the coding sequence GTGCCCCACTACGACCTGGTGATCGTCGGGACGGGATCGGGGAACTCGATCCTCGGCCCGGATTTCGCGGGCAAGAAGACGGCGATCGTCGAGAAGGGCACGTTCGGGGGCACCTGCCTCAACGTCGGCTGCATCCCCACGAAGATGTTCGTCTACGCCGCCGACGTCGCGTACACGCCTTCGCACAGCGCGAAGTACGGCGTCGACGAAGAACTGAAGGGCGTGCGCTGGCGCGACATCCGCGACCGGGTCTTCGGCCGGATCGACCCGATCGCCGCGGGTGGCGCGGAGTACCGCCGCAGCCACGAGGACAACGCGAACGTCGACGTCTACGACGGCACCGCCCGCTTCACCGGGCACAAGGAACTGCGCGTCAGCTTCGCCGACGGGCGCCCCGACGAGGTGCTGACCGCGGACAAGTTCGTGCTCGCCGCGGGCGGGCGGCCGGTGATCCCGGAGATCCCCGGCCTCGACACCGTCGAGTACCACACCTCCGACACCGTGATGCGGCTCGACGAGCTGCCCGAGCGCATCGTCATCCTGGGCGGCGGGTACATCGCGGCCGAGTTCGCGCACGTCTTCGCCTCGTTCGGCGTCCACGTCACGCTGGTCAACCGGTCCGGGCGGCTGCTGCGCTCGGAGGACGACGACGTCAGCGCGCGGTTCACCGAGCTGGCCGCCGAGCGGTTCGACGTCCGCCTCGACCGCAAGACCGTGCGGGTGCGCAAGACCGGCAACGGCGTCGCGCTGGACCTCGAAGGACCGCAGGGCGCCGAAACCGTCGAGGCCGGCGTGCTGCTGGTCGCGACCGGCCGCCGGCCGAACTCGGACCTGCTCGACGTCGCCGCCACCGGGGTGACCACAAGGGACAGTGGGCACGTCGTGGTCGACGACTACCAGGAGACCGCGGTCGAAGGCATCTACGCGCTCGGCGATCTCTCGTCGCCGCACGAGCTGAAGCACGTCGCCAACCACGAAGCCCGCGTGGTGCAGCACAACCTGGCGCACCCGGACGACCGGATCGCCGCCGACCACCGGTTCGTGCCGCACGCGGTGTTCACGCACCCGCAGGTCGCCTCCGTCGGGCTCACCGAGCGGAAGGCTCGTGAAAAGGGTGTCTCCTTCGTGACTTCGAAGCAGGACTACGCCGGGATCGCGTACGGCTGGGCGATGGAAGACACCACGGGCTTCGCGAAGCTCCTGGCCGACCCGGCGACCGGGCAGCTGCTCGGCGCGCACGTCATCGGCCCGCAGGCGTCGTCGGTGATCCAGCCGCTGATCCAGGCGATGAGCTTCGGCCTGGACGCGCGGAGCATGGCGCGCGGGCAGTACTGGATCCACCCGGCGATGCCGGAGCTGATCGAGAACGCGCTGCTCAACCTGCCCCTGGACTGA